One region of Argopecten irradians isolate NY unplaced genomic scaffold, Ai_NY scaffold_0405, whole genome shotgun sequence genomic DNA includes:
- the LOC138312639 gene encoding uncharacterized protein — protein MAANQESMARDMKEMKDEQKAVRAKQESIARDIEEMKEIPPELKPMIETTINRIRTEKEKPFLETTAFHDAQAKLRMNRVLVIKGNTGDGKTSAAFQLLHSLTEEQQSRKPLQLHKIKKLDLLAPNSNLVCIIDDIFGQKDISKSDEGEWNKRLKHVETLFVDKQNQTNILLITIRNEIFNALTEQSLETVFTEENIVDLSSDKYQIKEEKQQLLAIYTPKIFSWDEKEITKILGCKLHIGFPQCCHLFCKSVELQKMRTDFFENPIKFFIDALSKLPECSAILFLFLNDGKIKVNDLDPNGDKVNKTLLEQAFGIKLVQCQDRTKREYVEKVDFVRESLDKLLGFLVRKVKYRSGEEVYRFDHDSIYVTVALLYGKKTPVGYIKHCPRKALSYLTTVKTSTDMVVISPGHYNDLCERLLPEFESVKRYDYDTVIGSLDVWKDPVFVEMFDKYLNEKKANKVDILNKACLSGSVQLALYLLKNGVKPDEDTDWWRLITRGRGFGEGDLDILKEIVVYLNDEMKQKLLNKACESGSSECVMYLLSVGAKPDKHTDWWRLITRGRGRGEGSRYTQGNCCLLE, from the exons atGGCAGCAAATCAAGAATCAATGGCGAGGGACATGAAAGAAATGAAAG ATGAACAGAAAGCAGTGAGAGCAAAGCAAGAATCAATTGCGAGGGACATTGAAGAAATGAAAG aaatCCCTCCTGAACTTAAACCAATGATAG AAACAACTATTAACAGGATCAGAACGGAAAAAGAAAAGCCATTTCTAGAAACCACAGCCTTCCATGATGCTCAAGCCAAGCTCCGAATGAACAGAGTTTTAGTGATCAAGGGGAACACAGGAGACGGGAAAACCTCTGCCGCATTCCAACTGCTACACTCGTTAACAGAGGAGCAGCAGAGCAGAAAACCACTTCAGCTtcataaaattaagaaattggATTTACTGGCTCCAAATTCTAATCTTGTTTGTATTATTGATGACATATTCGGACAGAAAGATATTAGTAAATCAGATGAGGGAGAGTGGAACAAAAGGCTGAAGCATGTAGAAACACTTTTTGTTGATAAACAAAACCAGACAAATATCTTACTTATTACTATtcgaaatgaaatatttaatgcttTGACAGAACAGTCTCTAGAGACAGTTTTTACAGAAGAAAATATTGTAGATCTGAGCTCAGATAAGTACCagataaaagaagaaaaacaacaactatTAGCAATTTACACACCAAAAATCTTTTCATGGGATGAGAAAGAGATAACAAAAATTCTAGGTTGTAAATTGCATATTGGATTCCCACAATGTTGCCACCTTTTCTGCAAGTCTGTTGAACTGCAGAAAATGAGGACTGACTTTTTTGAAAACCCAATTAAATTTTTCATAGATGCTCTGTCAAAATTACCAGAATGTTCTGCCATTCTGTTTCTCTTCCTCAATGATgggaaaataaaagtaaatgatTTAGACCCAAATGGGgacaaagtaaacaaaacactGTTAGAACAAGCATTTGGGATTAAACTGGTTCAATGTCAAGATAGGACAAAAAGGGAGTATGTGGAGAAAGTAGATTTTGTAAGAGAGAGTTTAGATAAGCTATTAGGATTTTTGGTAAGGAAGGTTAAATATAGGTCTGGTGAGGAAGTGTACAGATTTGATCATGATTCTATATATGTCACAGTAGCTCTGTTGTATGGAAAGAAAACACCTGTTGGCTACATAAAACATTGTCCAAGAAAAGCACTCAGTTATCTAACAACTGTAAAAACATCTACAGACATGGTTGTCATATCACCTGGTCATTACAATGATTTGTGTGAACGTTTGCTCCCAGAGTTTGAGAGTGTGAAGAGGTATGATTATGATACTGTGATTGGCTCTCTAGATGTGTGGAAAGATCCTGTATTTGTTGAGATGTTTGACAAGTATTTGAATGAGAAAAAGGCTAATAAAGTTGACATATTGAATAAAGCATGTTTGTCTGGATCAGTTCAATTAGCTTTGTATCTATTGAAAAATGGTGTGAAACCTGACGAGGACACAGATTGGTGGAGATTGATTACAAGAGGTCGAGGGTTTGGTGAGGGAGATCTAGATATACTCAAGGAAATTGTTGTTTACTTGAATGATGAGATGAAACAGAAATTGTTAAATAAAGCATGTGAGTCTGGATCATCAGAGTGTGTTATGTATCTGCTCAGTGTCGGGGCCAAACCTGACAAACACACAGATTGGTGGAGATTGATTACAAGAGGTCGAGGGCGTGGTGAGGGATCTAGATATACTCAAGGAAATTGTTGTTTACTTGAATGA